The Maridesulfovibrio sp. genomic sequence TTGATTCTTGTCACAGCGTTTATTTCCCTCAGTCTTTTTAACTATAATGAGTCCCGTAAAAATATCCGTAAGGATATCGTTAATTCCTCACTTCCTTTGACCCGTGATAATATTTATTCCGAAATCCAGACTGTATTGATGCGACCTTTGTTCGTCTCATCGCTTATGGCGAACGATACTTTTCTCAAAGACTGGGCTGCAGGAGGGGAAAAGGATGTTTCGAAAATTAAAAGATATCTGGATGAGATTCAGGATAGATACGGATTTTTCACCGCATTTTTTGTTTCCGCTAAAACCGGAAAATATTATTATCCGGGCGGAGTTCTTAAAACCATTTCTCCTGAAGATGATCACGATGTCTGGTATTATGATTTCGTTAGCAGTGGCGAAAAACATGATTTGGATGTGGACTCCAATGAAGCTGCAGATAATATTCTAACTGTGTTCATCAATCACCGTCTGGTCAGTGAGAGTGGCGAGCTTTTGGGAGTTACAGGTGTTGGATTGAAAATGGACGATGTCTCCCGCTTATTGAAGTTTTTTTCTACAAAATACGGCAAGACCATTTTTCTGGTTGATAGAAACGGTCTGGTTCAGGCTCATCATAAAGTAGGCTTGATCGAGCAAATTAATCTAAGGCATATGCCGGGACATGGTAAAATCGCTTCTCAGGTTTTAAGTACTTCCGCAGAGCCCGCTACTTATGAATTCGAATTTGATGGAGATCGGATTTTTTTGACAGCCCGTTATATTCCTGAGTTGGAATGGCTTCTTATCGTTGAGCAAAATGAAAATGTATTGCTTGATGCAGCGCGGAAAAATTTTGTGAGAACCATTGTAGTCGGTGGTATTGCGACTCTTTTTATAGTGGTCCTGAGTATTCTTGTGGTCAATCATTTTCAGTTGCGTTTGGAAGATCAGGCCGAGTCTGATGAGTTGACCGGTTTAGGGAATCGGCGCTCTTTTGCACGAGTTTTTGAGTCCACTGTTTCGGGCCTAAAAAAGAAGCCCCGTCCTTTTTCTATTATTTTATTGGATGTTGACGGTTTCAAGCTGGTTAATGATAAAAGCGGCCATATAGAAGGAGACCGCATACTTAAGCAGATTTCTTCCATTATAAAATCTTCTGTGCGTGATTCTGATTTTTGCGCCCGCTGGGGCGGAGATGAGTTTCTCCTGCTGATCGACGGGGAAATAGATCTTGCCTTTGATGTGGCTGAAAGAATAAGAGAAGCTGTCAGCGGTGCAGGGAATGAAGACCTCTTAACCAGCGATTCCGGGGTAAAGGTCACAGTCAGTTGCGGGGTTGCCCGTTATACTGATGAGGATACCCTAGACTCCCTGATCGCAAGGGCGGATAAGGCTATGTATGAGTCTAAAATGCAGGGTAAAGATATGGTTATGAGAGGCTAAATGCTGTCTCTGAAATCGTATACGAAAGGTAGAGCTAAAACTTCCTGCGGACACATCTGCGTTTAAACACATCTAAAAAGTTAATCCACGTCCGGCACAATCTTACAAATATATCCGGTTAAAAGATCAAACAAATCCTTTTTTCGATTGTTGAAACGGAATTCCAGCTCCTTCAAATATAAAGGAAAGCGATGCGGGGATATCCCTTTGTAACGCTTGAAACGCTGACGGGCGAAATTCCAGAATTCTCCGCCCGAGATTTCAATGTGCGGGGTTATATCCGGGTATTTGCGGATATAATCCAGCGGCAGGGAGTCATCACCGCATAGTATCAGTGCATCATACTTCTGGTACCGGTCGGTGTGTATGATCGAACCATGACGGACTAGTTTGAGATGGAAATTGTGGTTGAAGTGAAATACAGATTCCGCAGTGATGTTCTGCATTAAATCTATGAATACCCAGCCGTTTTTTTCCATAATACCGAATACAGGTATAGTGCCGGTAGACTTCTTTGAAGGTACCCCGGTCAGCTTTTTGTTCTTGAGATGAGTGTGTAGACCGGTTTCGGGGCTTAGCAGTTGCTGGGCGTCAATTGCCTGCGCCAGAATTGCGAAACGCAGGGCCGTTATTGCCTTGTAAGTCGCGTTGTAAGAAAGTTCCAGATCAAGTGAAATGGCGTGGGCGGTGTGATCTTCAGCGAACATCTGGATTAATCTTATCCATTCACGGCAGGCTAGACCGCCGTTATTGATCCAGCGTCCGCTGAAATCCTGAAAGGTGTACTTGCAGGAAGAGCAGCGGTAGCGGTCACCGTTAAGGTTGTAGAGCTTATGCTCACGGCAGCGGGGGCAGAATGGTTTGCGGTCTCCCAATGCTTTGTGCAGCATAAATTTTCTGGCCTCCTCTTCTGAGGATGTCAGACGTTTCAGCTGCTCGTACCTGCTTTCGAATGCTGGGGGATCGGAATCCTCTATCCGCCTATGGCCGACATCTGTGTTACACATACACCTTCACTTCCTGATCTTTGTTCTAAGAGATGGTATCCCAGCGGTTTGTCGCGGGTTGCCGCAGCTATTACCCGGCGCAGTGTGTCATCGCCAAGCTTGGGGTTTCGTAAAATGTTACGCAGCCGGTATGTGCGGTCCGAGAAGAGGCAGGTACGCAGCTTGCCGTCGGAAGTAATGCGCAGCCTGTTGCAGGTGCTGCAGAAATGGGAACTTACCGGGGAGATTAAACCCAATCTGCCTTTGCCGTTTTCAATAGTGTACATGCGCGCGGGGCCCCGGTTCTCGGCAGTGCGTTTTACAGGGATCAGATTGGTTAACTGTCTGCCCTGCTCAAGAATATCGTCGGCGGACCAGAAGCGGCTGTCGGATTTGGTGTCGTCCCCCATAGGCATGAATTCAATGAAGCGTATGTCTATTGGGTGCTCCCGAGCGAAATCAATGAAGGATCCTAGCTCCTTGTCATTGATTCCTTTCATGGCCACGGCGTTGATTTTGATGCGTATTCCTGCAGACAGGCAGGCAGAAATAGCTGCAAGCACATCATTTAAATGATCTCGTCCGGTGACCTCGGCGAAAGTCTTGCGATCAAGTGTGTCCAGCGAGATGTTAAGCCTGCTGACTCCGATTTTTTTCAGTTCCGGCACCAGCGGCTCGATGAGTGTTCCGTTTGTGGTTATGCGTAGGTCCAGCTCCGGATGGCTGGACATGACCGAGGAAATGAAGCCCATAAATCCCCTGCGGGCAAACGGTTCTCCACCGGTCAGACGCAGTTTTGAAATATTCATGGAAGCAGCCAGATCCACCAGCCGCAACATTTCTTCATAGCGCAGGATTTCCGGGTGGGGGATGAATTTGAAGTCCTTGGTTACACAATACATGCAGCGCAGGTTGCAGCGGTCGGTAACGCTCAGCCTCAGGTAGTTTACAGTCCGGCCTATTTTGTCGGTAAGTATCATTTTAAAACCCCCAGACAGACAGTGTGCCCCGGCTGTAGCCTTCCTCTGCCGCCACAAAGTCCAGTGGCAGGGATTCAAGGTCATTGAGGGCTGGTATGGAAATCTTATCCAGTTTGCGGAAATCAGCAGTTTTCATATAAGTTTTGCAGGAATCGCAAACATCTACCCGGTAGCCGGGCGCTTCTTCCACAGTGAAAAATTTCAGATTGTCCGGGTTGTTTTCGTCGCAATAGGCACAAGCCATTCTGCGTACCCGGTATTCGGTGTGGCAGAAAGAACAGTTGGCGAAGCGGAAGCCCTGCTTGTGGTGCAGGGTATGCATGAAGGGAACGGAACCGCAGATGGGACAGTGCCCGTGGTTGCGAGGTGCGGGTTGTTCCAGTTCGAAATCCAGCTCGGCGGTGTCGGGTCTTTTGGAAGTGTCCGCTTCAAGCTCGGGCAGTTCTTTTGCCAGTGCAGCGGCAACAGTCTTTATGGAGGGAGTAAGTGCTGACTGGATGAGAAAACTAAGTGCACGCGGTGCCTCAGGCATTTTTTCCGCCCAGCCTAGAAAAAAATCGTCATCGGTTTTAAGGTAGGCGCTGAAAGCCTGTTTCAGGTCCAGTTTCCCGGAATTGATACTTTCGGTGATCAACAGGGAAGCTTCGGCGATGGGCCCTTCTTCTTTGCTGATCAGAAGGGCTATCTCTTCAATAAGCTTGCAAGCCTGTTTGTAATCATAAGTGAAGTCTTCACGGGCAAGCAGGGGGTGTCCCTGCAGGTTGCGGTCCGGGGAAGTGAGGTCAGTAGGTATCTCCGGGGCGGAGTGTTGCTGTGCCTCCAACTGGATTTCGGCAACGCTGGAAATCAAATTGACAAGTTCGTCCGGAAGGAAAGGCTTTTCCCGCAACTCGGAGATTTTTTTATCCAACTGTTCCCTGGCACTGCTGTAATCAAAACTCATTATAAAACACTCCTTAAGGACCCGGATGTAGGGTGGCCGGGTTGGTTTCATTCCTGTTAAAAAAAACATATGCCTTATCAGCTACAGCTGCATAGGAGTGCTAATTAGTCTTATTTTGGCACAAAGTCTAATTTATTATTATATAATGATTATTATGGAGTTCAAGGCATAATTGAAGTGAGCGGAAAGAATTACAGACCCTGGATTCGACCCCGGTCATTGTAGACCCAGAATCCGGTTTTGCTTATGTTGCCGATGAGGGTGATGCCTATTTTACGGGCCAGATCTACTGAGAAACTTGTTGCCACAGCTGTGGAAGCAAGTATGGGAACCCCGATGCGCACGGCCTTGAGCAGGATTTCGGATGCAACACGCCCGGTGGAGACGATCATTTTGCCGCCTGTTGGGACATCTTCAAGAAAACATTGCCCCACGATCATGTCGATGGCGTTATGCCGTCCGATGTCTTCGCGGAAATAGAGCATCTCTTCCGGTGTACACAGAGAGGAGTTGTGGCAGCCGCGTGTCTTTCCGTACAGGGTGGAGCGGGAGTGCAATTCATTGGCATGGGTCAGGATTTGCTCCGGGGTGACGATCAGTTTCGAGTTGATAGTCCGTTTTGATATGGTCGAGACATTGCGCCCGAAGTTGGTGCCTTTGCCGCACCCGGAAGTAATTGAATATTCGAGGACCCGTCCTTCCCAGGGATCGTGGCTGGTCTTGACATCGGCAATGATGCGGTCCTTGCCTTCTGTTATTTTCAGGTCGGTTATCTGGTCCCGTGAAGAAATATATGCGTCCGATTTCAAAAAACCGACAGTGAGGTAATCCGGATACCGGGCTGTGGTCAGCAGGGTTACTACTTCCCTGCCGTTAAGGTTGATGGTCAAAGGAATTTCAAGAATACTGCTGATTTCCTTTTCCTTGAATTCTCCACCGGAATATTCTTTTATTGTATAATTGAAGCTGTCTTTCATCATGTTCCACCTGATATATTTAACTCAGCATAGGGATAACAGACAATACGGGCAAGATCTTCTTTTTTGCGTCTGATTCAGCACATTTTCAGTGCAAAAACAGTTTAAGAATAAAAGTATAATTCTATCCATGTTGACATAGAGTATCCTTTCTGGTCTATATCTAAGCTGGTCACGATTGTTATCAAACGTGAACCTAATTAGCGGATGATCTGGATTTTTGAAATTTAAAACCGAGTTCTTTTTGGAGGAAAAATGAAAAAAATTAAAGTTTTACTTATTGCTATTGCCCTCGTTTCCCTGCTCGTTTCTCCTGGACTGGTCAAAGCTGAAACCCTGATGATGGCTACCACCACCAGTACGGACAACACCGGTCTTCTTGATGAACTGGCCCCAATGTTCCAAAAGGATACCGGCATTGAGTTGAAGTGGACTGCAGTTGGTACCGGTAAGGCTCTTAAAATGGGTCAGAACTGCGATGTGGACGTACTCATGGTACACGCTCCCGCAGCTGAAAAAAAATACGTTGATATGGGTGCGCTCAAAGACCGCCGTGAAGTTATGTACAACGATTTCGTGATTATCGGCCCCGCATCTGACCCTGCAGGCATTAAAGGTCTCCCCGTTGTGCAGGCCATGAAAGCTATCTCATCGTCCAAGGCTCCTTTCGTCAGCCGTGGTGATAACTCCGGTACCAACAAGAAAGAGATTTCTCTCTGGAAAGTTGCCGGTATGGCTGTTCCCGACAAAGCCCAGTGGTACATTCAGACTGGACAGGGTATGATCAAGAGTATCACCGTTGCTGAAGAGCGCGATGCCTACGTTATGACTGACCGTGGTACCTACATCAAGTACAGTGCCAATAAAAACGGTTCTCCTGAGCTGAAAGTTTTGGTTGAAGGCGATAAATCCCTTTTCAACCAGTACAGTGTTCTGGCTGTTAACCCCGCAAACTGCAAGAACGCCAAATACGAGTTGGCTACAAAGTTTTCCGAGTGGATGGCTTCTCCCAAAACCCAGAAAGCTATCGGCGACTTCAAGCTGCTCGGTAAAAAGCTTTTCATTCCTAACGCTAAATAGATCGTAATATAGAATGGAGCTTCATTGAAGCTCCATTCGTAAAAATATCTTTGCAATAAGCTTCGCTCTTGTTCTCCGCCAGCCCGTTTGCTATTAATTGAATTGCAATGAAAGGGGAGGCTTAATACTATATGGATTTCATTTTAAATGGTTTCTGGCAGGCATTCGTACTTTTGTTTTCCGCTGATCCAGAAACGTATTCCGCAATTTTTACAACCGTCAGTGTTACCACTATTTCCATCAGCGCAACCCTGATCCTGGGAGCGCCGTTGGGATTTCTGCTTGGTTATCACGAATTCCCCGGTAAAAAAACATTGCGCCTTATCTCCGATACCCTGCTGTCTTTTCCAACCGTTGTTATCGGTTTGCTGGTTTACGCCATGCTTTCCCGCAAAGGACCTATGGGCGAAATGGAGCTTCTTTTCACCATTCCCGGAATAGCTGTGGGACAGACTTTGCTCGGCCTGCCTATTGTCATCGCCATGATGGCTACTGCGGTGGAAAATCTTGACTTGCGCCTGAAGCAGACCCTGCTGACCCTTGGTGCATCGCACAGCCAGATTTTGCGTACAACACTTTGGGAGGCCCGTTACAGCCTTATCCTAGCCGCTGCAGCAGCCTATGGACGCATTGTTTCAGAAATCGGTATTTCCATGATGGTCGGCGGGAATATCAAGTGGCACACCCGGACTATTACAACAGCCATTGCTCTCGAGACGGGCAAGGGTGAATTCGCCATGGGGATTGCGTTGGGACTGGTCTTGATGATGATAGCTTTTACGGTCAATTTTTTTATGTCCGGTATCCGTAAAAGGGCAGGGCAGTAATGAAAGCATTGTACAAGCTGGAACAGGTCAGGCAGCGTTACAACGGGAGGCCTGTACTAAGCATTAGGGATTTTTCTATCAATGAAGGTTCAATTGTCGGTCTGGCAGGGCATAACGGAAGCGGCAAGAGTACTTTGATGCGCATGCTGGCTTTTCTGGAAAGTCCTGATTCCGGCAAAATATTTTATGACGGCAGTGAAGTGAAGGAACCGGCACTGTGGTTACGGCGTGAAGTTACCATGCTTACTCAGGAGCCGTATCTGCTTAAACGGTCTGTTGCCGCAAATGTCGCCTACGGCCTTGAATTGCGCGGTGAAAAGAATATTTCCGAAAGGGTCTGCGATTCCCTTGTCCGGGTTGGACTGGCCCCTGATAAATTTATGCATCGCAACTGGTTTGAACTCTCCGGCGGGGAGGCCCAGCGGGTGGCTCTGGCTGCGCGTCTGGTCTTGAATCCTCGGGTTTTGCTTCTTGATGAACCTACGGCCAGCCTGGACCTTGAATCCACCCGATTGATCCATGATGCGGCTGTTTCAGCCCGCGATGAGCAGGGGACGACCCTTGTAATTGTCAGTCATGATCATCTCTGGCTGGAAGATGTTTCTGATACGATTTTTCGCTTGGCGGACGGGCGTATGAACGACTAAGGGTGGCTTCTTATGATTTTTTTCGGCGCGGTATGTTTACCGCGCCTTTTTTTTGTTTTTGGGCTGACGTTTTTTTCAAGTGGATTTAGCCTCTTCAAGCTGTTATCCTGCCTTTAATCCCCGGAGCATGAGGAGGATACATGAAAAATTCCACTTTCAGGATCAAGAAGAAAAATGACCGCGATAGTCTGACCTCAGACATCAAAGACCATGTGATTTATTCCCTGAGCAAGGAAGTCAAAGACGCCAGCGAATGGGACGTGGGCAAGGCGCTGGCACTGGCGCTGCGCGACAGGCTGGTGGAGCGGATGATTGATACCCGTGACCGCTATCGCAAGGCCAAGGCCAAGCGTATGTACTATTTTTCTATTGAATACCTGCTGGGTCGTTGCCTTGGGAATAACCTGTGCAACATGGATCTTCTGGATATCTGTGGGGATATTTTCAAGGAGCTCGGATTTGATCTTGATGAGGTTCGGGCCAGTGAGCGTGATCCCGCTCTCGGTAACGGAGGACTTGGAAGGTTGGCGGCCTGTTTTCTCGATTCGCTGGCAACTCTCGCCCTTCCCGGTTGCGGCTATGGAATCCATTACGAGTATGGTTTATTCCGTCAATCCATCAGTAACGGATATCAGAAAGAATTGGCAGATTACTGGATGAAGAGCGGTATGCCGCTCCAGATTGCGCGCCCGGACCAGTCTGTGATCGTTCCGCTTTACGGCAGGGTGGAGAGCGCTGTCTCTCCCAGCGGTGAATACCTGCCCATGTGGGTTGACTGGGATGATATTATCGGTGTTCCATACGATATTCCAATAGTCGGTTACGGAGGTAAGACTGTTAATTACCTGCGGTTGTTTGCAGCCCGTGCGTCCGAAAATTTTGACATGGATATTTTTAACCATGGCGACTATATCAGGGCTGTACAGCGCAAAATTGAATCTGAGATGGTGTCCAAAGTTCTTTACCCCACTGAATCAGTCTCGTTCGGTAAGGAACTGCGTTTGGTGCAGGAGTACTTTCTCGTTGCCTGCGGTCTGCGTGATATTACCCGCAGGTTTTATGCCCAGAATAAAAATTTTCATGAGTTTGCCGATTACGTAGCCATTCAGCTTAACGATACCCACCCGGCTTTGACCGTGGTGGAACTGATGCGTTACCTTGTGGATGAAAAGCGTATTGACTGGGAGCGTGCATGGGAGATAACCCGCGCCTCCTGCGCTTATACCAACCATACCCTGCTGCCGGAGGCTCTTGAATGCTGGTCTGTGTCCCTGCTTGAAAAGGTTCTGCCCCGTCATTTACAGATCATCTATGAAATAAACCGCCGTTTTTTAAAACAGGTTAAAGGCAAGTATCCCGACAACACGGAAAAGCTGCGCCGCATGTCCCTGATATGCGAGGAAGGAACGAAAAATGTGCGCATGGCAAATCTTGCAGTAATCGGCTCGCATTCGGTTAACGGGGTGTCCGAACTGCATTCGGAGTTGGTCAAGACCCGGCTTTTTCCTGACTTTTATGAGTTGGAACCTGGAAAATTTAACAACAAAACCAATGGGGTCACACCCCGGCGCTGGCTGCTTAAGGCCAACCCCGCACTTGCGGAATTATTTATTGATATTCTCGGGAAGGCATGGATTACCGACCTCAGCGAGTTGCACAGGCTTGAAGGGCTGGTTAACGACAATGCTTTCCGGGAACGGTTTATGAAAGCCAAGCGGTCCAATAAAATTATCTTGGGCAATTATATCAAGGGAATGCTGGACATAGATGTATCGCCGGACTCCATCTTTGATATTCAGGCCAAGCGTATTCATGAATATAAGCGTCAGCTGCTTAATATGCTGCATGTCATTCATCTTTATCTTGAACTTGTGGATAACGATGTGGAACCTTTATGTGCCCGGACGTTCATTTTCGCGGGCAAGGCCGCTCCCGGTTATTGGGAGGCCAAACAGATCATCAAGCTGATCCATTCTGTGGCGGATGTGGTCAATAATGATCCCCGCGTAGAAGGTCTGCTCAAGGTGGCTTTTGTGCCTGATTACCGGGTTTCCCTTGCTGAGAAGATAATTCCTGCCTGCGATGTGAGTGAGCAGATTTCAACCGCCGGAACCGAGGCCTCGGGAACCGGTAATATGAAATTTGCCATGAACGGTGCTCTCACTATCGGTACCTATGATGGTGCCAATATTGAGATGCTGGAAGAGGTCGGTGCGGATAATTTTTATCTTTTCGGGCTGAAACAGGAAGAGGTGGAAAAAACATTGCACAGCGGGAGTTACCGTCCCCGTGAAATTTACGACCACAGCCCTGAAATACGGCAGGTGTTCAACGCATTGCTGGAGAACAGGTTTTCACACAAGGAGCCGGATTTATTCCGCTGGGTAGTGGATAAGCTGCTTTCCGACAATGAGCAGTATATGCATCTTGCCGATTTTAAAGCCTACATTTCAGCTCAGAGGCGTATAGATAAGGATTATGCGGATAAAGAACTCTGGGCGGGAAAGGCCATTCTGAATACTGCACGTATGGGAAAATTTTCAACTGATCGGACCATGCGCGAGTATGCAGAAGATATATGGAATATCAAGGCTGTAAGGTGATAAGTTAAGAGGACCGGTTAGCCCGGTCCTTTATTTATTTAACCTTTTTCAAACGCACGGCAGTACCGTAGCAGGAGTAGAATTTGTCGCCTTCCGGATGAAAGGAGACGGACTCCCGATAACCGACAATGGCATCTGCATTGGCGTCAATAGCCTGTGCAATGAGGCCGTAGAAAGCATTATCGAAATTGTAGCTTCTACAGACGATAAGGCCGAATGTGCCGAGGACTTCCCGGTTTGGAACTTCTTCTGTGGTCACTATTTTTACCTTGCCGCCGAGGTAAAGGGTGCGGGCCATGTCAAGACGCTGGTCTTTTTTGGCGTCTTCCAAGGACCTGCTTGGCTTGCGGCTGGGGCTTCCGAACATTAATGCCATATTTGAAATCCTTTTTTACAGTCAAAATTGATTGATGATTTCTGCCTCAAATATGAATTTATTTCAACTGAATGAATGCACTGATTACAGTTGTTTTGCATAAATCAGTCATAATTTTTTCCCAGCAGGGATATTTCAGCAAACAGCCGTTCAAGTTTTACGGATGTCTTTTCCAAGGCTTCACGGGCTTCTTGCATGAGGTCAGCTTTACAGGCTTTTTCCAACTCAAGCGTGGCTATGGCCAATTCCTGTGCGGAAATATTAGCGGCCGCTCCCTTCAGGGTATGTGCTTTATCTCCAGCTTCTTTGAGTTGCTTGTTTTGCAGCATGATTTGCATGTCTTTTTCAAAGTTGGCATTGTACTCCTTGAAGTTACGCAGAATACTCACCAGAATCCCCATATCTCCGCCGATGCGCTCCAATACCTCGTTGATATTTATTTCACGGCAGGCAGCTCCATCTTTTGTTACCTGTTCCTGTTGGTTTTGTCCGTCATTTTTCACGTGTTCCGCTGAGTTTTGCAGAGCTTTCTTTTTGAGCAGGTGAGCGCGGATGGTGCTGATCATCTGTTCTTTATCAATTGGTTTGGGAATGTAATCATCCATACCGGAGTTTAGGCATTTTTCTTTGTCACCGCGCATGGCGTGGGCGGTCATGGCTATGATGGGCAGGTCGGTCATCCCAAGTTCAGAGCGGATTTTTTTTGTAGCCTCGTAACCATCCATTTCAGGCATTTGAATGTCCATAAGAAGAATATCGTATTCAGTTTCCTGTACCATTTCCGTGGCGATTTTGCCGTTGGCTGCGGAATGAATTTCAATTCCTGTTGAAAGTAGAATCTGCTCTGCCACCTGCTGGTTGATGGGGTTGTCTTCAACCAGAAGCAGTTTGAATTCTTTAAATTCGTTTTCTACCTGTCTGGATGGTTCGTAAGAATATTCCTTGGGTATTTCGTAACCGAAGGTATCCAGAATTGAGTTGAACAGGGTCATCTGCTTGAGCGGTTTACTAAGCATCCGGTTGATTTGTGCCTTCTGGGCTTTTGCTAGTGCCGTATCCAGCTCGGTGGACGTAACCATCATGATTGGCAGTTCTTCTTTACTGTAAGTTTTGCGAATCTCGATACTTGCCTCATCCCCATTCATGCCGGGCAGTTTAAGGTCGAAGATAACCAGTTTAAACTGGTTATCCTTATTTTCAGCTATAAGCTTTAGCGCATTTTCCGCATCGACCACGCTGGTTGCCTGAAAGCCGAATTGTTTGAGATAGCGGACCAGTACGCTGCGCACAGCAAAGTTATCGTCTACAACCAGAACAGGGGTATTCTGCAATTCCTGTGGAAGTGCAAAATCTCTGGAGACATGTTCAGCGGCAACTTCGGGAGTTATGGTAAAGAAAAAAGTGCTTCCTTTTTCTGGTTTACTCCGGAACCAGATTTTCCCGCCCATGAGTTCTACAATACGTTTGGAGATGGAAAGTCCAAGTCCGGTTCCACCGTATTTACGGGTGGTTGATCCGTCTGCCTGCTTGAATTCCTCAAAAAGATGGGGCTGCACTTTTTCTGGAATCCCTATTCCGGTGTCTTTGACGGCGAAAACAATCTCTGACTTATGTGTATCTATCTTAGCTGCAGAGACGGTGATGATAATTTCTCCTTTGCTGGTGAATTTGAAGGCGTTGGCGGTAATATTGATTAGTACCTGTCGCAGGCGCAGAGGGTCGCCGATGATTCTTTGCGGCACTCCCGGCCTGATATCGATAACCAGTTCTGTCTGCGAGGCCACCATCTGTTCCACAAAGAGATCACTTATATCGTGAATGAGTTGATGCAGGTTGAAATTTACTTTTTCGAGACTGAGTTTTCCTGCCTCAATTTTAGAGAAATCAAGTATGTCATTGATCAGTCGCAGCAGCACCTTGCCGGAACTGATAATAATTTTTAAAAATTCACGTTGCTTGGATGAAAGATTAGTCTCCATGGTCAGGTCTGCCATACCTATGATGGCATTCATGGGGGTACGGATCTCGTGACTCACATTGGCCATGAATTCACTTTTGGATTTTGATGCGGCTTCAGCTTCATTCTTTGCCGTTTCCAGCTTGCGGTTGATTATTTTAAGTTCGCGGTAGCTGTTTTCAAGGTTCTTGTTGCTCTGATGTATTTTTTCCTGCAGCTGTCCACTGTACTGTTTGAGTTTGAGGTCCTGCTCTTCAATCTGCTGCAGCATATTGTTAAAGTTTTCAACGAGGCTCTTCATTTCTCCCTTACATTCAATCTGCACCCTTGAGCTGTAGTTTTTATCCAAGGAGATCTGCCGGGCTGTCTGACTGAGTTTCGCAATCGGGGAAATCAGAATCTTGCGCAGGGTCACGAACAGGGCCATGTTAATCAGGATAACCAGCAGCATGGTTCGCAGCAGGGAATTAAGCAGGGAATGGTACAGTTCATTATCAATGAATTTGGGGGACAGAAATATTTCCACAGCTCCTATGGGCTGTTTCATGATGGATATTTCCGCTTTTCGCTTTACAAAGTTGCCTATGGGCCAGGTGTTGAAATTAATTATTTCCAAATTTTCATTGCGTATTTTACCGGCAAAAACATTGTTGCCATTATCTTCCGTAACCAGAATGGCCTTGATGCGTTTATCATTCATCTCAGACAGCAGGATTCGGTTGATGGCTGCTTGATCAACGTTCCAGAGAGGTGTTATCAGTGATTCGGAAAGTCTTTCGGCCAGACCGTCGGCTTTCTGGTTCAGTTCTTTGAACATGTCACTACGCATGGAGCTGTAGTCGTAAGCTCCTGAAACAAAGAACGAAATGAGCGATATTGCTACAATAAGCAATCCGATTCTTGTCTGAACTTTATCTATTTTTAACAATTTCAATCCATTG encodes the following:
- a CDS encoding ABC transporter permease — translated: MDFILNGFWQAFVLLFSADPETYSAIFTTVSVTTISISATLILGAPLGFLLGYHEFPGKKTLRLISDTLLSFPTVVIGLLVYAMLSRKGPMGEMELLFTIPGIAVGQTLLGLPIVIAMMATAVENLDLRLKQTLLTLGASHSQILRTTLWEARYSLILAAAAAYGRIVSEIGISMMVGGNIKWHTRTITTAIALETGKGEFAMGIALGLVLMMIAFTVNFFMSGIRKRAGQ
- a CDS encoding glycogen/starch/alpha-glucan phosphorylase, which encodes MKNSTFRIKKKNDRDSLTSDIKDHVIYSLSKEVKDASEWDVGKALALALRDRLVERMIDTRDRYRKAKAKRMYYFSIEYLLGRCLGNNLCNMDLLDICGDIFKELGFDLDEVRASERDPALGNGGLGRLAACFLDSLATLALPGCGYGIHYEYGLFRQSISNGYQKELADYWMKSGMPLQIARPDQSVIVPLYGRVESAVSPSGEYLPMWVDWDDIIGVPYDIPIVGYGGKTVNYLRLFAARASENFDMDIFNHGDYIRAVQRKIESEMVSKVLYPTESVSFGKELRLVQEYFLVACGLRDITRRFYAQNKNFHEFADYVAIQLNDTHPALTVVELMRYLVDEKRIDWERAWEITRASCAYTNHTLLPEALECWSVSLLEKVLPRHLQIIYEINRRFLKQVKGKYPDNTEKLRRMSLICEEGTKNVRMANLAVIGSHSVNGVSELHSELVKTRLFPDFYELEPGKFNNKTNGVTPRRWLLKANPALAELFIDILGKAWITDLSELHRLEGLVNDNAFRERFMKAKRSNKIILGNYIKGMLDIDVSPDSIFDIQAKRIHEYKRQLLNMLHVIHLYLELVDNDVEPLCARTFIFAGKAAPGYWEAKQIIKLIHSVADVVNNDPRVEGLLKVAFVPDYRVSLAEKIIPACDVSEQISTAGTEASGTGNMKFAMNGALTIGTYDGANIEMLEEVGADNFYLFGLKQEEVEKTLHSGSYRPREIYDHSPEIRQVFNALLENRFSHKEPDLFRWVVDKLLSDNEQYMHLADFKAYISAQRRIDKDYADKELWAGKAILNTARMGKFSTDRTMREYAEDIWNIKAVR
- a CDS encoding response regulator produces the protein MLKIDKVQTRIGLLIVAISLISFFVSGAYDYSSMRSDMFKELNQKADGLAERLSESLITPLWNVDQAAINRILLSEMNDKRIKAILVTEDNGNNVFAGKIRNENLEIINFNTWPIGNFVKRKAEISIMKQPIGAVEIFLSPKFIDNELYHSLLNSLLRTMLLVILINMALFVTLRKILISPIAKLSQTARQISLDKNYSSRVQIECKGEMKSLVENFNNMLQQIEEQDLKLKQYSGQLQEKIHQSNKNLENSYRELKIINRKLETAKNEAEAASKSKSEFMANVSHEIRTPMNAIIGMADLTMETNLSSKQREFLKIIISSGKVLLRLINDILDFSKIEAGKLSLEKVNFNLHQLIHDISDLFVEQMVASQTELVIDIRPGVPQRIIGDPLRLRQVLINITANAFKFTSKGEIIITVSAAKIDTHKSEIVFAVKDTGIGIPEKVQPHLFEEFKQADGSTTRKYGGTGLGLSISKRIVELMGGKIWFRSKPEKGSTFFFTITPEVAAEHVSRDFALPQELQNTPVLVVDDNFAVRSVLVRYLKQFGFQATSVVDAENALKLIAENKDNQFKLVIFDLKLPGMNGDEASIEIRKTYSKEELPIMMVTSTELDTALAKAQKAQINRMLSKPLKQMTLFNSILDTFGYEIPKEYSYEPSRQVENEFKEFKLLLVEDNPINQQVAEQILLSTGIEIHSAANGKIATEMVQETEYDILLMDIQMPEMDGYEATKKIRSELGMTDLPIIAMTAHAMRGDKEKCLNSGMDDYIPKPIDKEQMISTIRAHLLKKKALQNSAEHVKNDGQNQQEQVTKDGAACREININEVLERIGGDMGILVSILRNFKEYNANFEKDMQIMLQNKQLKEAGDKAHTLKGAAANISAQELAIATLELEKACKADLMQEAREALEKTSVKLERLFAEISLLGKNYD
- a CDS encoding ABC transporter ATP-binding protein, translating into MKALYKLEQVRQRYNGRPVLSIRDFSINEGSIVGLAGHNGSGKSTLMRMLAFLESPDSGKIFYDGSEVKEPALWLRREVTMLTQEPYLLKRSVAANVAYGLELRGEKNISERVCDSLVRVGLAPDKFMHRNWFELSGGEAQRVALAARLVLNPRVLLLDEPTASLDLESTRLIHDAAVSARDEQGTTLVIVSHDHLWLEDVSDTIFRLADGRMND